Genomic window (Pseudomonadota bacterium):
CCCCGCGCCGGCCGCGAACAAGGAAGCCACGAAGTCGGCGAGCACCAAGATCGAGGGGACCATCACCCAGTACTCCAAGGAGAAGATCACGGTTCGCGCCGATGGCAAGGACTGGGAGCTGATGCTCAACGGCAAGAAGACTGCCACATTCGGCAAGCCGGAGGTCGACAAGCAGGCCAAGGTCTGGTTCAAGACCGATGACAAGGGCAACAAGGTGGCGAGCCGCATCGACGTGGCCAAGGCTGACAAGGGAACGGCGTCTCCGGCGGCAACCCCGAAGAAGAAGTAGCCTCGCGTCCGTTTCACGGCGTGAAAGCAGAGAGAGAGGGCTTCGGCCCCCTCTCTCTTCTCTTTCGCGCAAGCGCCCGCGGGTTCACGAGACCGGTTCTGGACGGTGCGGTCACGACGGGGGAGGGCGTGGGGGGAGGCACGGAGAATGAATTCCCCCGCGAACGGCGCCATGCGTGAAGAGAGCCGCCGCGAACCTACTGGCAGAGGGATGAGATGACCCGCTTCCCCACCATACAGCTCGAGGGCTTCAACAACCTCACCAAAGGCCTCAGCTTCAACATCTACGACATCTGCTACGCGGTGACGCACCAGCAGCGGCGTGATTACATCCAGTACATCGATGAGGCCTACAACGCCGACCGCCTCACCAAGATCCTCACCGAGGTGGCGCAGATCATCGGCGCGAACATCCTCAACGTCGCCCGTCAAGACTACGATCCTGAGGGCGCCTCGGTGACCATGCTCATCTCTGAGGGGCCGGTCGAGGAGCGCACGGTGCCCACGTCAGGCTCGGTGCTCGCCCACCTCGACAAGAGCCACATCACGGTGCACACCTACCCGGAGACCCACCCGCACAACGGCATCGCCACCTTTCGCGCTGATATCGACGTCGCGACCTGCGGACTCATCTCGCCGCTGAAGGCGCTCAACTTCCTCATCGAGAGCTTCGAGTCAGACATCGTGATCATGGACTATCGCGTGCGCGGCTTCACGCGTGACGTCGATGGCCACAAGCACTACATCGATCACAAGATCACGTCGATTCAAGACTTCCTCGCCAAGCGCATCCGCGAGCGGTACTCGATGATCGACGTCAACGTCTACCAGGAGAACATGTTCCACACCAAGATGGTGCTCAAGGACTTCGACCTCGACACCTATCTCTTCGGCACCCGCGCCGACGAGCTGCCCGTGCGGAAGCGCGAGCGCATCGAGGCGCGCCTGAAGCGCGAGATCGAAGAGCTCTACCAGGGGCACAACATCGCCGACTAGCGGTCGGTGTCGCCTGTCGCCCGTGCAACCTCGACTCGACATCCTTGCGGGACCGCACGCGCTGCGTGTGCTGCGTGCGCGTGGCCTGCGCGCCGAAGACGTCGACATGGTGGCCGCGGCGTCCGGCGGCCCCAAGTGGATCGTGCTCCACGGTCTTGACCGCGCGCTGCTCACAGGGCTTCTCGCAACCTCACAGCGCTCGATCCCGGTGGTCGGCTCGTCGAGTGGCGCATGGCGCATGGCGTGCTGGGCGCAGCGCGATCCGCTGGCCGCGCTCGATCGCATGGCCGAGGCCTACATCGGTCAGCGCTATCCGGCGCGTCCGTCTCTCGCGTTGGTCTCACGCACGTGCGCGGGCATCGTGTCGCATCTGCTGGGGGAGCACGGGGCAGGCGACATCCTCGCGGCCCAGCGATTTCGCCTGCACGTCCTCACCGCCGCCTGTCACGGCCTCACTGCTTCCGATGCGCGCCTGCCCCTGCTCACCGGACTGGTGATGGCGAGTGTCTGCAACGCCGCGCATCGCCGCGCGCTCGGCTGGTTCATGGAGCGGGTGATCTTCGGCGTGCCGCACGCCGAGAATGCATTTGCCCATCTGCGTGACCTCCCGACGCGACACGTGGCCATGGGCGCGGGTCATGTCGCACCCGCCCTTCTGGCCACGGGCTCCATCCCGCTGCTGGCCGAGGCGGTCGACATCGCGGACGCGCCGGCAGGTCGTTATCGTGATGGCGCGCTCACCGACTATCATCCCGCCTTCGACTTCGGTCAAGGAGAAGGAGTCGTGCTCTATCCCCACTTCTTCTCGCACCTCATTCCCGGCTGGCTCGATCGCTTTGCGCCAGGACGACGTCCGTCGCCTCGAAATCTCGATCGTGTGGTTCTCATCGCGCCTTCGAAGGGGTTTGTGGCGTCGCTTCCGGGGGGCAAGATCCCGGACCGGAACGACTTCTACACCCTGTCAGACGATGCGCGCATCGCGCGCTGGGAGGCCGTGCGCGACGCGAGCGCGGCGCTCGGGGAAG
Coding sequences:
- the speD gene encoding adenosylmethionine decarboxylase, whose product is MTRFPTIQLEGFNNLTKGLSFNIYDICYAVTHQQRRDYIQYIDEAYNADRLTKILTEVAQIIGANILNVARQDYDPEGASVTMLISEGPVEERTVPTSGSVLAHLDKSHITVHTYPETHPHNGIATFRADIDVATCGLISPLKALNFLIESFESDIVIMDYRVRGFTRDVDGHKHYIDHKITSIQDFLAKRIRERYSMIDVNVYQENMFHTKMVLKDFDLDTYLFGTRADELPVRKRERIEARLKREIEELYQGHNIAD
- a CDS encoding patatin-like phospholipase family protein, encoding MQPRLDILAGPHALRVLRARGLRAEDVDMVAAASGGPKWIVLHGLDRALLTGLLATSQRSIPVVGSSSGAWRMACWAQRDPLAALDRMAEAYIGQRYPARPSLALVSRTCAGIVSHLLGEHGAGDILAAQRFRLHVLTAACHGLTASDARLPLLTGLVMASVCNAAHRRALGWFMERVIFGVPHAENAFAHLRDLPTRHVAMGAGHVAPALLATGSIPLLAEAVDIADAPAGRYRDGALTDYHPAFDFGQGEGVVLYPHFFSHLIPGWLDRFAPGRRPSPRNLDRVVLIAPSKGFVASLPGGKIPDRNDFYTLSDDARIARWEAVRDASAALGEELNALIASGRIVERVRPLT